In Lotus japonicus ecotype B-129 chromosome 5, LjGifu_v1.2, one genomic interval encodes:
- the LOC130719817 gene encoding histidine kinase CKI1-like has translation MHGDIEIVDKDTNEKGTCFRFNVHLTFCESETMLDYGGDTISRENIEHGQTDANQAQAGRTIQANSTSAASSICSMSPRLDVCSSSPSPEASQVVLLIADKERRRTSQRFIESLEIEVEVVKKWENLFDTLIKIKQKGHHNSNGQNSPKESSDLSSWSTSHDSYLKARGIPIDGNEHISSMLKKTGNGAAPCFILIVIDANAGPFCELSEIVSNFKKKDLPNPCKVVWLDKPLKRSVNIETIDENDIVLSKPFHGSRLFQVIKLLPEFGGDWQSNSSEAKAEGTLHVMKSSHESSIDESSFQSGEVQILKTTPQKSHVSGETQECGDSSNSKPLSGRKILLVEDNLVLQNIALKTLRDLGATDIEKCVNGEEAVLLVDEGLKREDADPPYHYILMDCQMPVMDGFEATRKIREMEKSYGVHIPIIALTALSEKITAEAGNGMDFHIVKPIKRENLLKAMRSVHTKKSDM, from the exons ATGCATGGAGATATTGAAATTGTGGACAAGGATACCAATGAAAAAGGAACATGCTTCAGATTCAATGTGCATCTCACTTTTTGTGAGAGTGAGACAATGTTGGATTATGGTGGTGATACAATAAGCAGGGAAAATATAGAGCATGGACAAACTGATGCAAACCAGGCTCAGGCCGGTCGAACCATTCAAGCTAATTCTACTTCTGCAGCTTCAAGCATATGTTCCATGAGTCCAAGGTTAGATGTTTGCAGCTCTAGTCCTAGTCCTGAGGCATCCCAAGTTGTTCTTTTGATTGCAGACAAGGAGCGTCGAAGGACTTCACAAAGGTTCATAGAGAGCTTAGAGATTGAAGTTGAAGTTGTGAAGAAATGGGAAAATTTGTTTGATACTCTCATAAAGATCAAACAAAAGGGTCATCACAATTCCAATGGCCAAAATTCTCCTAAAGAGTCTTCAGATTTGAGTTCTTGGTCCACATCTCATGATTCTTATCTCAAAGCCAGAGGAATTCCTATAGATGGAAATGAGCACATATCTTCAATGTTGAAGAAAACAGGTAATGGAGCTGCTCCATGTTTCATCCTAATTGTGATTGATGCAAATGCAGGACCATTTTGTGAACTTAGTGAGATTGTATCCAATTTCAAGAAGAAAGACCTTCCAAACCCTTGTAAGGTTGTTTGGTTGGATAAGCCACTTAAGCGTAGTGTCAATATTGAAACAATTGATGAAAATGACATTGTCTTATCCAAACCATTTCATGGTAGCCGCTTATTCCAAGTTATAAAGCTTCTTCCTGAGTTTGGTGGTGATTGGCAAAGCAATTCTAGTGAGGCTAAAGCAGAAGGTACTCTTCATGTGATGAAAAGTTCACACGAATCCTCAATTGATGAAAGCTCATTTCAAAGTGGTGAAGTGCAAATTTTGAAGACAACTCCTCAGAAATCCCATGTTAGCGGAGAGACACAAGAATGTGGAGACTCAAGCAATAGCAAACCCTTAAGTGGCAGGAAAATTTTGCTTGTTGAGGACAATCTAGTGTTACAAAATATAGCTTTGAAAACTTTGAGAGACCTTGGTGCTACTGATATTGAGAAATGTGTGAATGGTGAAGAAGCTGTGCTACTAGTTGATGAGGGACTCAAACGAGAGGATGCTGATCCTCCTTATCATTACATCTTAATGGATTGCCAG ATGCCAGTTATGGATGGATTTGAAGCAACAAGGAAAATACGAGAGATGGAGAAGTCATATGGTGTTCACATTCCCATCATTGCATTAACTGCTCTCAGTGAGAAAATTACAGCAGAGGCTGGAAATGGAATGGACTTTCATATAGTCAAGCCAATCAAAAGAGAGAATTTACTTAAAGCCATGAGATCCGTACACACAAAAAAGAGTGACATGTAG